One Sagittula stellata E-37 genomic window carries:
- a CDS encoding TIR domain-containing protein, whose product MSTRLFVSHSWSYSERYNAMVNLLNNCPYFNFTNYSVPETKAFGLMAQYKMKDELQDQIWPVNCVIIIGGMWANHSDWIKFKMDFAKSINKPVLGVRPRGAQVMPVAVTLASNLVVSWNSDSIVAGIRQIT is encoded by the coding sequence ATGTCGACTCGGCTCTTTGTTAGCCACTCGTGGTCATACAGCGAACGCTACAATGCGATGGTGAACCTGCTCAACAATTGCCCCTATTTCAATTTTACGAATTATTCGGTTCCAGAAACGAAGGCATTTGGGCTGATGGCCCAGTACAAGATGAAGGACGAGTTGCAGGACCAAATTTGGCCTGTCAACTGCGTAATAATCATTGGTGGCATGTGGGCCAACCACAGCGATTGGATTAAGTTCAAGATGGACTTCGCCAAGAGCATCAACAAACCGGTCCTCGGCGTCCGCCCACGTGGTGCGCAAGTTATGCCGGTTGCGGTCACGCTGGCGTCGAATCTGGTAGTGAGTTGGAACTCAGACTCGATCGTCGCAGGCATTAGGCAAATCACTTGA
- a CDS encoding DUF4231 domain-containing protein — MTKPDLEYPALYDSANNGAIRAQSRFLRTVRLEYSLLFCVSVASATRGISGINPLLITLLLVVLAGLFVFKIFKRLDQDWYRCRALAESVKTSTWRFSMRAHPFEDTSSIEVPKTNFRNLLKDILQTNRHIAANLETSVTEQVTGSMIEIRKLPLNQRMDYYVRNRIDNQQAWYSKKSTASKAALSFWVVATIVLYIIAAIALNAEQLGLPSATLAFDPLIVIVTSALGWLQMKRHGELMASYNLTAHEIGILLGDLEAVKTEDEFSDLINEAELAFSREHTQWVARRDAN; from the coding sequence TTGACCAAACCCGACCTCGAATACCCGGCGCTATACGACAGCGCAAACAACGGTGCTATTAGAGCCCAGAGCCGCTTCCTGCGTACGGTCAGGCTTGAATACTCTCTATTGTTCTGCGTCAGTGTTGCGAGCGCGACTCGTGGCATATCTGGGATAAATCCCTTACTTATAACACTTTTACTTGTGGTGCTAGCCGGCCTTTTCGTCTTCAAAATCTTCAAGCGTCTTGATCAAGATTGGTACCGCTGCCGCGCCCTTGCAGAATCCGTCAAGACATCGACATGGCGGTTTTCTATGCGTGCACATCCCTTTGAGGATACAAGCAGTATTGAAGTACCGAAGACAAACTTCAGAAACCTACTAAAAGATATCCTGCAAACCAACAGACACATCGCAGCCAACCTCGAAACGTCCGTTACCGAACAGGTCACAGGATCGATGATTGAGATCAGAAAATTACCGCTCAATCAGCGGATGGACTACTACGTCAGAAACAGAATTGACAATCAGCAGGCTTGGTACTCAAAGAAATCGACAGCAAGCAAGGCGGCTCTCTCATTTTGGGTCGTGGCCACCATTGTACTGTATATAATTGCTGCGATTGCGCTAAACGCAGAGCAACTAGGTCTGCCGTCGGCAACGCTCGCATTTGATCCGCTGATTGTCATTGTGACCTCAGCTCTCGGTTGGCTACAGATGAAGCGCCACGGCGAGTTGATGGCCAGTTATAACCTTACCGCCCATGAGATCGGAATCCTTCTCGGCGATTTGGAAGCAGTCAAGACAGAGGATGAGTTCTCTGACTTAATTAATGAAGCGGAGCTGGCATTTTCGCGGGAGCATACGCAGTGGGTCGCTAGGCGCGATGCAAATTGA
- a CDS encoding AraC family transcriptional regulator, whose translation MYLDVRRDWLAYVDEIPRALVAANAVATLDALEQSPRHHHQKAQLLFTVRGVVNCEVDGAVWIVPPQCAVWIPGGLPHSVFGSGEVECLSLFIDPPDSANLPKDCCTITVSRFFRELLLRANALPDLYDVDGPDGRIVSVLFDELAAAPVEDLCLPIPGDPRLKKLTDLLIAAPADHASVAEWASRVALSERSLSRLLADEVGMSFGRWRRQLHIVLALRRLSAGQSVQAVAIDLGYESASSFVTMFRKMVGKPPGRYLLERNRLR comes from the coding sequence ATGTATCTGGACGTCCGTCGCGACTGGCTCGCCTATGTCGACGAGATCCCGCGTGCGCTGGTGGCAGCCAACGCGGTCGCCACCCTTGACGCCCTGGAGCAATCGCCCCGGCACCACCATCAGAAGGCGCAACTGCTCTTCACGGTGCGTGGTGTCGTCAATTGCGAGGTCGACGGCGCAGTCTGGATCGTACCGCCGCAATGCGCCGTGTGGATTCCCGGCGGGCTGCCGCATTCCGTTTTCGGCTCGGGCGAGGTGGAGTGCCTCTCGCTCTTCATTGATCCTCCCGACTCCGCGAACCTGCCGAAAGACTGCTGCACGATCACGGTGTCGCGTTTTTTCCGCGAATTGCTGCTGCGGGCGAACGCTCTGCCAGACCTCTACGACGTCGACGGTCCGGATGGCCGGATCGTGTCCGTTCTCTTCGATGAGCTGGCTGCGGCACCGGTCGAGGATCTCTGCCTGCCCATCCCCGGCGATCCGCGCCTGAAGAAGCTCACCGACCTGTTGATCGCGGCGCCTGCGGATCACGCGAGCGTCGCGGAGTGGGCCTCCCGCGTCGCGCTCAGCGAGCGCAGCCTGAGCCGTCTTTTGGCCGACGAGGTGGGCATGAGTTTCGGCCGCTGGCGCCGACAGTTGCATATCGTGCTTGCCTTGCGGCGGCTGAGCGCTGGTCAGTCGGTTCAGGCCGTCGCCATCGATCTCGGCTACGAAAGCGCCAGCAGTTTCGTGACCATGTTTCGAAAGATGGTCGGCAAGCCTCCAGGCCGCTATCTGCTCGAGCGGAACCGTTTACGATAG
- a CDS encoding cation diffusion facilitator family transporter encodes MGHKHTHDHDHGQGHDHAHGHAGHSHGPTLSANDSPEARRSKERAILTAAVLTGGFMGAEVIGGLISGSLALLADAGHMLTDFASLLLAWFAFRLARRPADWKRTYGFDRFSVLAAFVNGVTLFAIAGWIVVEAIQRLRDPHEVLGGLMLWVAVGGLVVNILAFWVLSRAEGDNLNVRAAALHVMGDLLGSVAAIAASLVIIWTGWTPIDPILSVLVALLILRSAWSVVRESGHILLEGAPAGFDARAVATDLEATLPGVARAYHVHAWSITQERPMATLEIELAPGAVADDVRRAVKGRVRETTGMEHVTVEVAAGAEHRRG; translated from the coding sequence ATGGGACACAAACACACGCACGATCACGACCATGGACAAGGTCACGACCATGCACACGGACATGCGGGCCATTCGCACGGCCCGACCCTCTCGGCCAATGACTCTCCCGAGGCGCGCCGTTCAAAAGAGCGCGCCATCCTCACCGCCGCGGTCCTGACGGGCGGCTTCATGGGGGCCGAGGTCATCGGCGGACTCATCTCCGGATCGCTCGCACTGCTGGCCGATGCGGGCCACATGTTGACCGACTTCGCCTCGCTCCTGCTGGCCTGGTTCGCCTTCCGGCTGGCGCGGCGACCGGCGGATTGGAAGCGGACCTACGGCTTCGACCGCTTCTCGGTGCTGGCCGCTTTCGTGAACGGGGTCACGCTGTTCGCCATCGCGGGGTGGATCGTCGTCGAGGCCATCCAACGCCTGCGCGATCCGCATGAGGTGCTGGGCGGGCTGATGCTCTGGGTCGCCGTGGGAGGGCTCGTGGTGAACATCCTGGCCTTCTGGGTGCTCAGCCGCGCGGAGGGCGACAACCTCAACGTCCGTGCCGCCGCCCTGCACGTCATGGGAGATCTGCTCGGCTCGGTTGCGGCGATTGCGGCCTCGCTCGTCATCATCTGGACAGGCTGGACCCCCATCGACCCGATCCTGTCGGTGCTGGTTGCTCTCCTCATCCTGCGCTCGGCGTGGTCCGTGGTGCGCGAGAGCGGCCACATCCTGCTCGAAGGCGCGCCGGCGGGCTTCGACGCCCGCGCCGTCGCGACCGACCTCGAAGCCACGCTGCCCGGAGTGGCCCGCGCCTATCACGTCCACGCCTGGTCGATCACTCAGGAGCGGCCCATGGCCACGCTGGAGATCGAGCTCGCGCCGGGCGCGGTGGCGGACGACGTGCGCCGCGCCGTGAAAGGCCGCGTGCGCGAGACGACCGGGATGGAGCATGTGACCGTCGAGGTGGCGG
- a CDS encoding phytanoyl-CoA dioxygenase family protein, which translates to MTGLTADQVENFINDGFVKVEDAFSRDLAEVCRNELWADMGLSPDRREKWTEPVVRIGWKSSPPFVAATNTPRLHAAYDTLVGEGRWLVPQGLGTFPIRFPSQESAGDDGWHVDMSFGTGNPDFMEWRANVMSSGRALLMLFLFSDVGPDDAPTRIRKGSHATIARELLPHGKAGATLRQLSTGGYASTQECEVALATGAAGTVYLCHPFVVHAAQPHHGTDPRFMAHPPLVPSMEFDPKLAPSPVQVAIRKACGLTI; encoded by the coding sequence ATGACCGGCCTGACTGCGGATCAGGTCGAAAACTTCATCAACGACGGCTTCGTGAAGGTAGAAGATGCCTTCAGCCGCGATCTTGCCGAGGTGTGTCGGAACGAGTTGTGGGCCGATATGGGCCTCTCCCCGGACCGGCGTGAAAAGTGGACGGAGCCGGTCGTTCGTATTGGCTGGAAATCATCGCCACCTTTCGTGGCTGCCACCAATACGCCTCGCCTGCATGCCGCCTATGATACTCTCGTCGGCGAAGGCCGGTGGCTGGTCCCACAGGGGCTCGGGACATTCCCGATCCGCTTTCCGTCACAGGAAAGCGCCGGGGACGATGGCTGGCATGTGGACATGAGCTTCGGGACCGGGAACCCCGACTTCATGGAATGGCGGGCGAACGTCATGAGCAGCGGAAGGGCGCTGCTGATGCTCTTCCTGTTCTCGGATGTCGGGCCTGACGATGCCCCCACCCGGATACGGAAGGGCTCGCACGCCACAATCGCCCGTGAGCTTCTGCCCCATGGCAAGGCCGGTGCCACGCTCAGGCAGCTTTCGACCGGGGGCTATGCTTCCACGCAAGAGTGTGAGGTCGCTCTCGCCACCGGAGCGGCGGGGACGGTCTACCTGTGCCATCCCTTTGTGGTCCATGCGGCGCAGCCGCATCATGGGACCGACCCGCGCTTCATGGCTCACCCGCCGCTGGTGCCCAGCATGGAATTCGATCCGAAGCTTGCACCGTCGCCAGTCCAGGTCGCCATCCGGAAGGCCTGCGGCCTCACGATATAA
- a CDS encoding helix-turn-helix transcriptional regulator, with protein MELANMVEVSRKTINTVENGVFVPSTTLALRLARCLGVSVEDLFTLSD; from the coding sequence ATGGAGCTGGCAAACATGGTCGAGGTGAGCCGCAAGACAATCAACACGGTAGAGAACGGCGTGTTCGTGCCATCGACGACCTTGGCCCTGCGTTTAGCGAGATGTCTGGGCGTTTCGGTCGAAGACCTGTTCACGCTTTCTGATTGA